One region of Nitrospinaceae bacterium genomic DNA includes:
- a CDS encoding RND transporter, whose translation MKPQQRKHYLMGFSGKIRGFALLFIIMAFLIWVVSGENLSRFSNSMKGKKDQPLKAEDFEFTEVSRRDIHQKVLATGTVSLKTGAEVKIGARISGKLEKLMVKIGDRVKAGDLIAMIEHEDLLARVSKFQADLKSEKARLRKVRMEGPLEIRKDKASLEEITVQLNLAKKTLERNLDLREKGFVSASAVDEAEEKVEVLEAKIKLAQEELSLQEAKLGNDIRLAEAGVEKAEANLREEEVQLSYAEITAPIDGVVAFISTQEGETVVASLSAPTFVTLIDLVKLEVTVFVDETDIGQIQTGQKAVFTVDAYSDKFFSGVVRDIHPKAVIKDNVVNYEVILEIDPKNISLLRPEMTANVVVTTGTRPQALSIPKEAIKRMGKKYFAIVDANGDLAEKAIETGWRDEGFIEIVSGLSENDKVGIPIKSRGDERKGRGPRRR comes from the coding sequence ATGAAACCACAACAAAGAAAACACTATTTGATGGGATTTTCCGGTAAAATTCGCGGCTTCGCTCTGTTGTTTATTATCATGGCCTTCCTGATCTGGGTGGTCAGCGGGGAGAACCTTTCCAGGTTTTCCAATTCGATGAAGGGCAAAAAAGATCAGCCATTAAAAGCCGAAGATTTTGAATTTACCGAAGTATCCCGCCGGGACATTCACCAGAAGGTGTTGGCCACGGGGACGGTGAGCCTCAAGACAGGCGCCGAAGTAAAAATCGGGGCCAGGATTTCCGGCAAGTTGGAAAAGCTGATGGTCAAAATCGGAGATCGGGTCAAGGCAGGGGACCTGATCGCGATGATCGAACACGAAGATCTCCTGGCGCGTGTGTCCAAGTTTCAGGCGGATTTAAAGTCAGAAAAGGCCCGGCTGAGGAAGGTTCGTATGGAAGGGCCACTTGAAATCAGAAAGGACAAGGCTTCCCTGGAAGAGATCACTGTCCAGTTGAACCTGGCGAAAAAGACCCTGGAACGGAACCTCGACCTGCGTGAAAAAGGTTTTGTCTCGGCCTCGGCGGTGGATGAAGCGGAAGAAAAAGTGGAGGTGCTGGAGGCCAAGATCAAACTGGCACAGGAAGAATTGAGTCTTCAGGAAGCGAAACTTGGAAATGACATCCGCCTTGCAGAGGCCGGTGTGGAAAAGGCGGAAGCCAACCTGAGGGAGGAGGAGGTTCAACTCTCCTACGCGGAAATCACAGCCCCAATTGATGGCGTCGTGGCGTTCATTTCCACTCAGGAAGGAGAAACTGTAGTCGCCAGTTTAAGTGCTCCGACCTTTGTGACCCTCATCGATCTGGTAAAATTGGAAGTGACGGTTTTCGTGGACGAGACGGATATCGGACAAATACAAACCGGCCAGAAGGCGGTTTTCACGGTAGATGCCTATTCGGATAAATTTTTTTCCGGCGTGGTTCGGGACATTCACCCGAAAGCCGTGATCAAGGACAACGTGGTCAACTATGAAGTGATACTGGAGATCGATCCTAAGAATATTTCTCTATTGCGTCCTGAGATGACCGCCAATGTGGTAGTCACGACGGGAACCCGTCCGCAGGCGCTTTCTATCCCCAAAGAAGCGATTAAGAGAATGGGAAAAAAATATTTCGCCATTGTGGATGCAAACGGTGATTTGGCTGAAAAAGCCATTGAAACCGGATGGCGGGATGAAGGCTTCATTGAAATCGTCTCGGGTCTCAGCGAAAATGACAAAGTGGGCATTCCCATCA